One window from the genome of Salvia miltiorrhiza cultivar Shanhuang (shh) chromosome 7, IMPLAD_Smil_shh, whole genome shotgun sequence encodes:
- the LOC130992387 gene encoding F-box/kelch-repeat protein At1g80440-like, with product MDSDLIPALPADLGLDCLIRVPHNDLSSVVSVCRSWNREIRLPEFWRRRKLSGLTRRVVVMAQARFDPTQEFGARKFAAVPAYRLTLCEPETGFWAELPPIPGCPDGLPMYCQLVGVGLNLVVMGGWDPETWRASAAVYIYDFVGATWRRGADMPGGERLFFACASDGAGMVFVAGGHDSEKCALRSSLAYDVAGDAWQAMPDMAGERDEAKGVCHGGAFHVIGGYPTNMQGRFEASAESFDVATWRWGPVKEGFLESATCPRNYVDGGEGRLLTCRDADVVACEGSTWRVVAELPCHVRNTAYVTAWPGKVVVIGSERFGEPYNAFVLDLKSCKWERVEAEEEFKGHVQSGCCVEL from the coding sequence ATGGATTCGGATCTTATTCCGGCTCTCCCTGCTGATTTGGGTCTGGACTGTCTCATCCGAGTTCCCCACAACGACTTGTCTTCTGTTGTATCAGTCTGCCGGAGCTGGAACCGGGAGATTCGGCTGCCGGAGTTCTGGCGCCGCCGCAAGCTCTCCGGCCTCACCCGGAGAGTCGTCGTCATGGCACAGGCTCGATTCGACCCTACCCAAGAGTTTGGCGCCCGCAAATTTGCGGCCGTCCCGGCTTACCGTTTGACGCTCTGCGAACCGGAAACGGGTTTCTGGGCCGAGCTTCCGCCCATTCCGGGTTGCCCCGACGGCTTGCCGATGTACTGCCAGCTGGTCGGGGTCGGGTTGAACCTGGTGGTGATGGGCGGGTGGGACCCGGAGACGTGGCGGGCCTCTGCCGCCGTCTACATCTACGACTTCGTCGGCGCCACATGGCGGCGCGGGGCCGACATGCCAGGCGGCGAACGGCTCTTCTTCGCGTGCGCGTCGGACGGCGCCGGAATGGTGTTCGTTGCCGGCGGGCACGACAGCGAGAAGTGCGCGCTGAGGTCCTCGCTGGCGTATGACGTGGCGGGTGACGCGTGGCAGGCCATGCCCGACATGGCGGGCGAGCGGGACGAGGCGAAGGGGGTGTGCCACGGTGGCGCCTTCCACGTCATCGGCGGCTACCCGACAAACATGCAGGGCAGGTTCGAGGCGAGCGCCGAGTCGTTCGACGTCGCCACGTGGCGGTGGGGTCCGGTCAAGGAGGGCTTCTTGGAGTCCGCCACGTGCCCGAGGAACTACGTGGACGGCGGGGAGGGGAGGCTGCTGACTTGTAGGGATGCGGACGTGGTGGCGTGCGAGGGATCCACGTGGCGGGTGGTGGCTGAGCTGCCGTGCCACGTCAGGAACACGGCGTACGTGACGGCGTGGCCGGGGAAGGTGGTGGTGATCGGGTCGGAGAGATTTGGGGAGCCCTACAATGCATTTGTGTTGGACTTGAAGAGTTGTAAGTGGGAAAGAGTGGAGGCAGAGGAGGAATTCAAAGGCCATGTTCAATCAGGATGTTGTGTGGAATTATAG
- the LOC130993786 gene encoding uncharacterized protein LOC130993786: protein MATDDQYTYEPQFVEDAGNVDEDYVPSSEAETDTSASEDLSEPENVRRAGIEYAGWQNLQIDEDDDEQGKEFSVSKSDSRRVYFKCKHSDTCPFKLHASSQDGAIWGVYKFTNEHLCDGELGRVARIKAPAKVVAAYLAQKIHDDCEILKPKAIQLELRREFGVQIKYDVALRARNRATEMVYGRHDQSFEMMPKYLYMLRQSNPVTKDGNESLFPLAYGVGPKENDESWTYFMSRIRRVYGQADPLLIVSDQHISIANAIRNELPNATHGLCYYHLQNNLKHYGKAVVEDYRQAAFAYEKSDFNRAMNALKFMKRAAYDKLMGIGPEKWARSMCPMHVRRYSFMTSNAAEAFNSRLLWARRLPICSMLEAIRIVIEKWFSERLRAAQQIEQGLTAEAGKRVAIEVQKVVDTLHKG from the exons ATGGCCA CTGATGATCAATATACGTACGAGCCTCAGTTTGTGGAGGATGCTGGTAATGTAGATGAAGATTATGTTCCATCGTCTGAAGCCGAGACTGATACAAGCGCCTCTGAAGACTTGTCGGAGCCAGAGAACGTGAGAAGGGCGGGGATTGAATATGCAGGTTGGCAGAATTTGCAGATCGACGAGGATGATGACGAACAG gGCAAGGAATTTTCTGTCAGCAAATCAGACAGCAGACGAGTCTACTTCAAATGCAAGCATTCAGATACGTGCCCCTTCAAGCTCCATGCATCGTCACAAGATGGAGCCATTTGGGGAGTGTATAAGTTCACCAATGAGCACTTATGCGACGGTGAGCTAGGGCGCGTAGCGCGAATAAAGGCCCCCGCAAAAGTCGTCGCAGCATATTTAGCACAGAAGATACACGACGATTGCGAGATCTTGAAGCCGAAGGCCATCCAGCTGGAGCTGCGACGTGAGTTTGGCGTACAGATCAAGTACGATGTTGCATTGCGAGCCCGTAATCGAGCCACTGAGATGGTTTATGGTCGACATGATCAGTCCTTCGAGATGATGCCCAAGTACTTATACATGTTGAGACAATCCAATCCCG tGACGAAGGACGGCAACGAGAGTTTGTTCCCACTCGCGTATGGTGTTGGCCCGAAAGAAAACGATGAATCGTGGACTTATTTCATGTCACGCATTCGACGTGTTTATGGCCAAGCCGATCCACTTTTGATTGTCTCTGATCAGCATATCTCCATTGCCAATGCTATCAGGAATGAGTTACCAAATGCAACCCACGGCCTATGCTACTACCATTTGCAAAATAACCTGAAGCATTACGGTAAGGCAGTGGTCGAGGATTATCGACAAGCTGCATTTGCGTACGAGAAGTCCGACTTCAATAGGgctatgaacgccctgaagTTTATGAAGAGAGCTGCGTACGATAAACTAATGGGGATTGGGCCGGAGAAGTGGGCTCGTTCGATGTGTCCTATGCATGTGCGACGCTACAGTTTTATGACATCAAATGCTGCTGAAGCTTTTAATTCCAGATTGTTGTGGGCAAGAAGACTTCCTATATGCTCGATGTTAGAGGCAATCAGAATTGTTATTGAGAAATGGTTCAGCGAGCGACTAAGGGCTGCACAACAAATCGAGCAAGGTTTGACTGCTGAGGCTGGTAAAAGGGTAGCTATTGAAGTCCAAAAAGTCGTCGATACACTGCACAAAGGTTGA